The DNA sequence TTGATACATACAGTACGGCTGGAGCGTTCCCTGCATTTAGAGATGACCAAGTGGCGATCGGATTGCCAGCTACAGCTCCAGCAGCACCTGCTGGAGGTTATGTTACTCCTGCCAATGTACAGAGTGCCTTGAATTACCTGATAAACGGTACTTCGTTCGGGGGAAGCTATACGATGGTGAATGCTTCAGGCTACCCGAACTTCAGAGGTATGATGACATGGTCAATCAACTGGGATGCAACAGTAGGATATGAGTATGCAAATAGCTTTAATACATTTTTTGGAAGTGGCGCAAGACTGGCTGCGGCTGTTCCTCAGCCATTGTCAGAAAAGATTAAGCTCAATGTATACCCGAACCCATTCAGCCAAGAGGTAACACTGGATATAGAGCTGAATAAAGGAGAGCAAGCAGTTATGAAACTTTATAATATGGCAGGTCAGGCTGTTTTTGAACAGCTCTATAAGTCAGAATATAAAGGGCTTCATAACCTGAAACTGACGATCCCGAGACTTGAAACCGGCATGTATATGCTACAGACTTTAACTCCACAGGGAGTAAGCACACATAAGTTGATCAAGGAATAGTATTAACTTTAGCGAAACAAAGACACCCTTACACTGTAAGGGTGTTTTTTTTATGCCTTATTTTTTAAACAAATATTGATCAATTTATATAACTTAATTGTAAATAACTCAGACCTCATTTCAACCCAACTACCTGATCACTATGGAATATAAACTAATCAATGATGCAGACAGAGCCTTTTTTAAGGCAGAGTATAATGAAGCGAGCAAAGTGCTGTATACATTTTGGTTCGGAAAAACCATCTCAATTGAAGAAGTAAAAGGAGGAGGGATGATGATGGTAGAAATAGCAAGAGAAAGAAGCGTAAAAAAAATCATGAACCATAATGACAACCTGCTAGCTTCATGGGATAGCTCACTTCCTTGGGTAAGCAAGGTGTGGGTCCCAGCAATGGAAAAGGCGGGTGTATTGAAAATGGCTCATTTGATCTCCACCAATCTCTTTGCTCAGATTTCTGCTGAAAATACAAGGAAGATAGTCGAGCATAGGGCTTCAGCATTTGATTTTAGAATTTTTAGTGAGAAGGAAGAGGCGATGTTTTGGTTAATGGAATAACATCGTACATATTGGTGATTTAGAAAACACAAATATTGATAAGGGAAACAGGAATTACTGTTTCCTTTTTTTGTTTCTCTATTAAAACAGAAAAGCAATTTATGATGGAGAACAAAGAATTGATCACCAGAGACTATCTGGCAATTGAGCGTACAAAACTGGCTAATGAGCGTACATTTTTGGCTTACTTCAGGACATTTATAGCCATGTTCAGTTCAGGGTTGGCAATACTTGAATTGGACTTTTTGGCTCAGGTTGACCGTTTGGGAGTAGGTCTACTGGTTTTATCCCCTTGTGTATTGCTGGTCGGGATTCTTCAGTTAATCAGGGTACGTAAAGTGATCAGAAAATACTATCATAATTGATGCAAGTGAATCAGGAACAATCGTAATTTTGGGAACGAAACGGATAATTAGCATTTTCGTGACTGACTGAAATCAATTGCAGAACTAAACTTTAATAACCATGCAAATCAATGTTTATCTGGCAGGGCAAATTCATGATGACTGGAGAGATACTTTCCGTGCACATGCAGTAGAGATAGGGTTAGCCGTAAATTTTCTAGCACCTATGGAGGTACACGAACGTTCGGATAACGTGGGAGAAGACATATTGGGAGTGCAACCTAATCCGGTGATGAAAGACGAAGTAGCCTCAATGATGAATAACCTGCGTACAAGGGTATTGGTTGAAAAAGCCGATGTGGTAATCGCATATTTTGATACAAGTCAATACCGACAGTGGAATACAGCTATGGATGCGGGAATTGCAATTGGAATGGGTAAGCCACTTATTTTGGTAAGAGATGCGACAAAACACCACGCACTGAAAGAGATTTCCAATAGGGCACAGGTAACAGTTGAAACGCCAGAGCAGGCGCTACAGGCACTTCAGTATATTTTTGAATAAAGTTTCAAAAAAGTCTGAAGTACAGTAAATTAAGGAGGTGTAATGTGTTGCTTTTAGTAACAACAGGATCAATACAAGCTTAATTTACCACCAAATACCTAAATACTATGGAAGGCTATATCTCAGACTTTGACCACAGATACGCGGATTACTTGAGTGATAAAGACCTCAAACAGATTCAAGAGTTTGAGAAGAAAACAGGTAAAGTTTTGCTGGCTTACTACTCTAAACCAAGGGTAGCTGAATTGTCAGATGAAGAACTGAACATGATCAAGAAACTTGAAGAAAAGCTTTGCATTAGGATAGTCGCTTATGAGGGCTTCGATCCAAGCCGTAAAAGCTCCTAACGTAAAATCCCTTTCCTGAATAACAGGAAAGGGATTTTTTTGATTTAATATCAAACTTTTTCTTTGTCAGCCTCAAGCTTTTTTCATAGCGAATTTTTCGAGTCCGTAGACAAATACAAAACCGCCAATAGCTAAAACAACTGCCAACATTAATTGAGGGTCACCTGCAAAACTCATTGGGCTTACATTCTGCTCAACCAAAGGTTTCATTTCTCCATGACGGTTGGTATAATACTCCAACACTTCTTTCCATGGCCATACCTTATTGAGTGAGCCGATCATAAAACCAGTAAGTAGTGCGACTGTAGCATCGTGATAGCGCTTCAGTAAGAAACTCAAGACTCTTGAAAATGATAGTATTCCCACCAGACATCCCATACCGAATACAGCCAGTTTAGTAATGTCAAAATCTGAGATTGCTTGCATAATGCGTTGATACTGTCCCATTAGCAGCAAGATAAATGAGCCTGAAATTCCCGGTAAAATCATTGCACAAATGGCAATGCACCCTGACAGAAATACAAAAGGCAAGCCTTCAGGAGCCTCAGAAGGACTTAGAACTGAAATGTAATAAGCAGCGACAGTACCTACGATAATGGCGATTATACTGCCTGCATTCCAATGTTTGATTTGTCTGCTGACAATCACGGCAGAGGCTATGATAAGTCCGAAGAAGAACGACCACAATAGGATAGGATGTGTCTCAAGTAGGTATTTCATCAGTTTGGCCAATGTCAGGACTGACGTGAAAATACCTGCCAGTAGAGGCAAAAGGAAGTTGCCGTCCACTTTTTTCCAAATTCCCTTGATATCGAAGCGGAGTAACATTCGGAGCGCATCAGCATCTACCGACCCAATGGCATTAAGTAACCTTTCGTAGATCCCCGTAATAAAGGCTACTGTACCACCAGACACACCTGGTACCACATCAGCGGCACCCATTCCCATGCCTTTCAGATAGATAAGCAGTTTTTCTTTCATGATAATGTTAAGTAGTTGTTAGCTTCTGAATTAACCTTCAGCTTATATTTATCAGGCTAAGCTCAGTTTTATCTGTAATAAGAGATGCAAACATAAAAAAAACACCTAAGAGTTTTATCGAAAAACGCCAAGGTGCTTTTAAGGTAAAATGAATTCTCTAGAGGGAAAAGTGTACGAATTAACTTGCAGACTTTGTCTCCTTATTATTTTCACACAAGCTTGGGTCTTTTCCACAAAAACTACAGGTTTTACCTTCAGGGTTCAGGAATGGGCTTTGAGAAGCACAAGTTCCCTCAAATTTCCCGTCTTTTTTCAGAATGATTTTTACGGACATCAGAATAAAGAACAAGCCGATCATTCCGACTCCAAGTAATATAGGCAGAAGATTTTCCATAATGACTCTTTGATTTTTCCAAGGGCAAAATTAAACAATCTTTATGGCCCTTGCTAACTCTTTTTCTAAATAACCGTCATTATCCCCAAACTGTTACCACCTTATGATTTTTCTGTATTCAAAATAGGAGAGAAGCCTTATCGCTTTTGGTAGGTGATGATTGGTATGTTGTTTATTTATAGGAGGTTAATGACAAGCGAATCCATTCATTTCAAGAGCAAAGTAATGCTCAGGTTAAAATAATTTAAGGTTTTGAGTAAGGGGTAACTTATTGTTATGTAAGGTTTTAGGTTGTTTGTTGAATCTTGTTAACTTCAAATAATCCAAGTTGATAGTAACTTTTTGAATTAAGGTGCCGTATAAAAAGTTGTGCAGCATCATTAACGTGAATACTTTGATCATTGAATCAAAGGCTGGGGTTGGGGCAACTGTTGGTAATGTGTGGGAGCGTCCTCGACCTCGGCTTTCTTCAAGGTCAAATTTTATTATCTTAAGTGTCAAATTAACTAAAAGAAATTCTACTACTATGTCAAAATTGGTAAAATCAAACTCAGATAAAATCCTCACGGGTGTTTGTGGTGGATTGGCGAGGTATCTAAACATTGACACCACTCTAGTTCGTTTAGGGTTTGCGGTAGCAGGCGTATTAGGAGTCGGCTCTCCAATTCTAATCTACTTTGTGATGGCTTTAATAATGCCGAGAGAAGATCCGTTTGAAATGTATTAATTTGCTTTTAAGTAACCGGTAATTACTTAAACTTATTTTCGACCACTATATAAAATTGGCTAAAGCCCCTCTGAAACATGCGTTTTGAGGGGCTTTTTGTTTTGTTGTTGGATTTTCAACCCTTTTTTACCTCAAATATTAGTTGCCTGTTTTTCATATATTATGTGGACAATATTTGTGATTTACCCACACTTTGTCCACACGGGATACAGGTGGTAGATAGACTGACAGACCAATAAACTAACAATAGCAATGGCAGAGGTGAAAGTAACTGAGTGAAGACAGAAGGATGGTATGATGACCCTGTACCTGTATTATAGAGAGTATGATAAGAGGTTCAGAAAGTCTACAGGCTATGTTGCCTCTAAGATGATACTCATATTTTCTCGACAGGTTACGGATTTTGATTATTAAAACTGTATTAATCCTGTCACTCTTGGAAAATATGCTAATGTATCACGCTCCATTTCTGCTTCTCTTTAGGCTTTCTTCAACCTTATGATCTCCGGCACTTCAGGGGTAGTGATACGTTTTCTTTTCTAGTGAAAGGAGCTGTTCCGCTATGGAGTTTCCACACCATCTACAGATCATTGATACATCCAAACCATAATCTGCTTATACTTGATTTACAGGCTACTGTTCGGGATCAAGCATGCCGACTATCATTTCTTTAAATTCTTGCTCGTGTACTTTTCCTTTAATCTTGCAAAGATAATGGTTGTAGGCTATAGCTATTTCATAGCGCATGTTGTGCTTAGGCTTTTTTTGTGCAGATGATTACACCTGTTGACCAGTTCATCTTTGTCATTGTCAAGTCTTCCCTCGACTCTAAATAGGCCGTTAGATTCTCAGCTTTTTCATTATGTCCTTCTGGCCAATTTGGTTGGGGGGTCATGTCGTCAATCACGTAGAAACCACCGACTTTTAGAAGTTCCAACGTTTCTTCTAGTTCGCTGTATTTACCAGGCCATGCATCGGCAAAAATCAGGTCAAACTTATCTCCTGAGTAGTTCTTAATCCACTCAGTTCCATCTATACAGATTAAGTTCAACCTAGGGTCGTTTCCAAAAAAGTCCTTGGCAATGCCGATTAGTTTTGGGTCATTATCAATACTAGTTAGATTCGAATGTTCATCTAATCCCTCAATCATCCATGCAAGAGAAAGGGAAACGCCTGTTCCTAACTCCAAAATGTTCGCCTTCGGTTTCGAGGCAATTAGTGACTTTAAAAGCGTTCCAATATAAATGTCGGAGGGCATGGTAAACCCGATTTCTTTACACTTTTCTTCTAGCTTAGAAAATGACTTAGGTGCGTCTAGGATATTTGATTCATTCATTTCGTCTCTGATATTAAGCACAACGGTCTTGCTAAAAGCTGTGACCATCCCCCGAGGGCAGGTATGACTTTTAGCTTTTGTTGTATGCAACTTTTATTTTAATTCAATTATTATAATATCTATCGAAAATTGGGTTTGGATCATCAAAATTATCCAACATAATCACACTTTCCCCTTTATTTGTGAAGCCTTTCGAATATTTTGATGTTTTCTTTGCTTCCAAAATATCTTGTCCCAATACATCAAAAATATCATTGTTTATTGTTAAAAAAAACTGTAAAAAGTTCTGCTCATTTTCGACAGTTTCCTGCTAATGTATTAATCCGAATTTTTGGTTTTATTTCATTTATTTCGAACATATTCCTAATCCAAATGCTATCGCAATTTGCATTCTTGTTCAAATAATTATTGACAGTCTTTAGAAAAACAGAGGACTCAATTTGTTGGTTTCAACAAAATGCTCTGCAAACCCAAGTTTTTGATTGACTGTAAGAGACGGATAAGTTTTTTCTTTACTTAAAAGACTAAGAGCTTGTTTGTGATACTTCTTTAGGTTTTGCTTGCCGCGAAGAAATTCCTCTAATCATTTAAGTAGGTTGTAGAAATTTTTTCTATCTAAATTAGCATTCCAAACAAGCTCTAAAAAAGATTTCTTGGATAAGGATATATCTGCAGCAGTATGAAAAAATAAATCGAAGTGGGAAATTATAAATACTGCAATTTCAAACAAGCTCTTACTTATTTTTTGAATGATAATTATTCTGAAATATATAAAGGCAGTAATAAGTCTCTCTGTAAGATCTATTGATCAAGGCTTCAATGATAAGTATATTTTTTAGCAACTGTATGTACTCCGTAAACTTATGTAGCTGTACATTTTTGGACTTTATCAGGACGGTCACAAGCAATACGAACATAAGAAATACACGTTTTCTCCTAATGATCTTGTATGACGAAAGTGTTTCGTGTAATTTTGGTGTCAACAATTTTGTAAAGGTCTAGCTGAGGGTTTTTCGTAGAACAAAGCTAGACCTTTTCTTTTTTGACTTGAGAAGTACCTCGTTGGCTTGCTATCATATTTATATTCAAATGTTTAGCTATAAGTTCGTGACTTTTTAAAAATTGTCGGGTAGAGTGAAACAAATAAAATAAAAATTGCTATGAATTCAGTTAGTGTAAAATTTAATCGAGAAGACAGACCAGAGTTTGTCACGGAGTTGAGGAAGAGGGTGAACAGCTACTTCAAGGAAAACAACATTTCAAAGTATGGAAACCGCCAAATGAAAGTGAAAACCCTATTTATGGTGCTCCTGTACTTATTACCTTTTACTTTCATGTTGACAGGGTACATTACCAATATATGGGTTATACTTGGTCTATGGGGACTCATGGGCTTTGGGATGTCTGGAATTGGCCTGGCCGTAATGCACGATGCAAATCATGGTGCGTACTCCAAGAATAGAAAGACCAATGAGAGGATCGGACGAATCTTGTACTTGGTCGGTGGCTATCCTGCCAATTGGAGAATACAACACAATGTACTCCACCATACCTACACCAACATTCATGAGCATGACGAAGACCTAGGAAATGGGTTTATCCGTATGTCGCCGAATCAAAAGAGAATGGGCATGCATAAATTCCAATTTATCTATGTACCCTTCTTCTATACAATCATGACATTGTATTGGCTAGTGAGCAAAGATTTTCAACAAGCCTTTAGATACAAGAAAAAGGATCTATTGAAAACACAAAACCTGACGTTTCAGTCGGCATTGACCAAAATAACCTTAAGTAAAATCATATATACACTTGTATTCATAGTGCTACCGCTCGCTGTGATCCCAATACCATGGTGGTATACCATGTTAGGTTTCCTACTGATGCAAGCCGTTTGTGGGTTGTCACTTGCCTTGGTCTTCCAATGTGCACACGTGATTGAAGAAACTTCATTTTTTAATACAGAAGAAAATGGAGGAAGCATGGAGAATAACTTCGCGATTCATCAATTGAAATCGACTGCA is a window from the Limibacter armeniacum genome containing:
- a CDS encoding DUF202 domain-containing protein; translated protein: MMENKELITRDYLAIERTKLANERTFLAYFRTFIAMFSSGLAILELDFLAQVDRLGVGLLVLSPCVLLVGILQLIRVRKVIRKYYHN
- a CDS encoding YtoQ family protein, which codes for MQINVYLAGQIHDDWRDTFRAHAVEIGLAVNFLAPMEVHERSDNVGEDILGVQPNPVMKDEVASMMNNLRTRVLVEKADVVIAYFDTSQYRQWNTAMDAGIAIGMGKPLILVRDATKHHALKEISNRAQVTVETPEQALQALQYIFE
- a CDS encoding DUF368 domain-containing protein, producing the protein MKEKLLIYLKGMGMGAADVVPGVSGGTVAFITGIYERLLNAIGSVDADALRMLLRFDIKGIWKKVDGNFLLPLLAGIFTSVLTLAKLMKYLLETHPILLWSFFFGLIIASAVIVSRQIKHWNAGSIIAIIVGTVAAYYISVLSPSEAPEGLPFVFLSGCIAICAMILPGISGSFILLLMGQYQRIMQAISDFDITKLAVFGMGCLVGILSFSRVLSFLLKRYHDATVALLTGFMIGSLNKVWPWKEVLEYYTNRHGEMKPLVEQNVSPMSFAGDPQLMLAVVLAIGGFVFVYGLEKFAMKKA
- a CDS encoding PspC domain-containing protein — encoded protein: MSKLVKSNSDKILTGVCGGLARYLNIDTTLVRLGFAVAGVLGVGSPILIYFVMALIMPREDPFEMY
- a CDS encoding O-methyltransferase, giving the protein MPSDIYIGTLLKSLIASKPKANILELGTGVSLSLAWMIEGLDEHSNLTSIDNDPKLIGIAKDFFGNDPRLNLICIDGTEWIKNYSGDKFDLIFADAWPGKYSELEETLELLKVGGFYVIDDMTPQPNWPEGHNEKAENLTAYLESREDLTMTKMNWSTGVIICTKKA
- a CDS encoding fatty acid desaturase family protein — protein: MNSVSVKFNREDRPEFVTELRKRVNSYFKENNISKYGNRQMKVKTLFMVLLYLLPFTFMLTGYITNIWVILGLWGLMGFGMSGIGLAVMHDANHGAYSKNRKTNERIGRILYLVGGYPANWRIQHNVLHHTYTNIHEHDEDLGNGFIRMSPNQKRMGMHKFQFIYVPFFYTIMTLYWLVSKDFQQAFRYKKKDLLKTQNLTFQSALTKITLSKIIYTLVFIVLPLAVIPIPWWYTMLGFLLMQAVCGLSLALVFQCAHVIEETSFFNTEENGGSMENNFAIHQLKSTANFAHGSRAFSWFIGGLNYQIEHHLFPNICHVHYRQISGIVKATAEEYGVPYFAHKTFAGALRSHFGMLYHLGNGSYEKKIAEAQPQKVAS